The Candidozyma auris chromosome 1, complete sequence genome includes a region encoding these proteins:
- the ISN1 gene encoding IMP 5'-nucleotidase, with the protein MTSRYRVEYALKKHKRDEFIEWIKSLLAVPFVLHADLENYEEIYSITNEHEKEADHFLEMHEQTLAKTCSERYIEVFMDVEKLIDSTRYLDSFIDDGSNNVSRSRLRELVPSVGKFFTRLPLKDAFEIEDKKKHISRRRLVSPSFNDVRAILNTAQVLALTSHADPNSRLKLITFDGDVTLYDDGKNLYKESPLVDCLVELLANDIYVAVVTAAGYPGEAGAKEYHKRLPGLIEVLGTTDQLTNQQKSNFLVMGGESNYLFRYDCEIRGLRFIEAEQWYLPLMRDWDVNKIHNIMDASYDHLVHLQKKFCLDQDEKTTIIRKERSLGIIPTNGFRISREILEEIVLSLSSRLHDMLYATSSLPKAKDESHHFTSIVTDVSGGDLRVCAFNGGADVWVDIGDKSLGVEALQHYLCKDSGKPPISKSESLHIGDQFASVGANDYKARLSACTVWIASPKETEEILFHLIDFLAKAPKD; encoded by the coding sequence ATGACTTCGAGGTACAGAGTTGAGTATGCGTTAAAGAAGCACAAGCGTGATGAATTCATCGAGTGGATCAAGTCACTTTTGGCTGTTCCATTTGTGCTACACGCAGATTTGGAGAACTACGAAGAGATCTACTCAATCACCAATGAACACGAGAAAGAGGCTGACCACTTTCTCGAAATGCACGAACAGACACTTGCAAAGACATGCCTGGAGAGATACATAGAGGTATTTATGGATGTGGAAAAATTGATCGATAGCACACGTTATTTGGATAGCTTCATTGACGACGGCTCTAACAATGTCTCTCGCTCTAGACTTAGGGAATTGGTGCCCTCAGTAGGCAAGTTCTTCACAAGATTACCATTGAAAGATGCTTTTGAGATTGAGGATAAAAAGAAGCATATTTCCAGAAGGAGGCTTGTGTCTCCATCATTTAATGATGTGAGGGCGATTTTGAATACTGCTCAAGTGCTCGCTCTCACATCCCATGCGGACCCTAACTCCAGGTTGAAGCTTATTACTTTCGATGGAGACGTCACCCTTTACGATGACGGCAAAAACCTTTACAAAGAATCTCCCTTGGTCGATTGtcttgttgagctcttgGCCAATGACATTTACGTCGCCGTTGTCACTGCTGCGGGTTACCCTGGAGAGGCAGGTGCCAAAGAGTATCACAAAAGGCTTCCTGGACTCATTGAGGTATTGGGAACGACAGATCAGCTTACGAATCAGCAAAAAAGCAactttttggtgatggGAGGTGAGTCGAACTATTTATTCAGATACGATTGTGAGATTCGTGGGCTTAGATTCATTGAGGCTGAACAGTGGTACTTGCCACTTATGAGAGACTGGGACGTGAACAAGATCCACAATATCATGGATGCATCATACGATCATTTGGTGCACCTACAGAAGAAATTTTGTTTGGATCAAGATGAGAAGACCACGATTATTCGAAAGGAGAGATCTTTAGGAATCATACCCACTAACGGATTCAGGATTCTGCGTGAAATCTTGGAAGAGATTGTCTTGTCATTGCTGTCGAGATTGCACGATATGCTTTATGCTACTTCCTCGTTGCCCAAAGCTAAGGACGAGAGCCACCACTTCACCTCAATAGTGACGGACGTATCTGGAGGTGACTTAAGAGTGTGTGCTTTCAACGGTGGTGCAGACGTTTGGGTGGACATTGGCGACAAGTCCTTGGGCGTGGAAGCTTTGCAACACTACCTCTGCAAGGATTCAGGTAAGCCACCAATCTCCAAGAGTGAGTCTTTGCACATTGGAGACCAATTCGCATCTGTTGGAGCCAATGACTACAAAGCCAGACTTAGCGCTTGCACGGTATGGATTGCAAGCCCCAAGGAGACCGAAGAGATTCTTTTCCATCTTATAGACTTTTTGGCAAAGGCTCCCAAAGATTGA
- the ORC3 gene encoding origin recognition complex subunit 3 produces the protein MPVRGALDHSSQKTHYTIDTSERKRIKKEEISACPFISHEGESASLTKHRYNLYEKVWNHQLGAIQRILNSANDQFFANLVQFVDNPFPSKLATAFLGLSSNTANNLRTLDEFAGHLYQSGRNQHVRLVMLDSKECIHIKAAMREFIKQVLEPKSRLQDDPIASFDEEQEQDQKTQVEEDEDLDAVDGDAGDGGRISYDFEIVEEWVDAYINRTNSKEHFRIVVVLQDSDAFSNEILNQLVHLLSVYCKTIPIKLIMALSSKGISDWISRNITSRSRTLINATKLEARNNKDICFQVIDNILLRNEITSENPLLLDAQLSSIVLNRFENSNNSIDSLVTEFKLTYMIHFYQSPLSIMVDPDFAPQSFHFDALRKLPSFKTHIEFLLHSFQNLRNEKNDEDAQAMSEKINELLTSDQAIYDLFRSARSQLQKYQNAVMNAIHIIHFLSSGEKQVFQLYKLVTNNQLINSSYLSDVLKTIRSFDDARIKRFSQFIQSETIKITIDDVTDEDTLGLKRALSRPGITSEQLLRLITDYLHENPALNMKISDNLFNEVLTITGGISEMDKFLPKVTIEESYENLMIKLIRPRSKEALESALDQPQQFLKNNLVLSITEKKHNSSKVIGPLLPKLYHIYKDAPVNINIWDFFVAFKSSIPKKEILDELKKQIRDYVGEFKDQMTNMLNDAAKDDTKWERLVYAWFIQSSAELTTMGFLREKTKGDYVEKLIWKNL, from the coding sequence ATGCCGGTTCGTGGAGCTTTGGACCACAGCTCACAAAAGACTCACTATACAATTGATACGAGtgagagaaagagaatcaaAAAAGAGGAGATCTCGGCTTGTCCTTTCATTTCTCATGAAGGTGAGAGTGCATCTTTGACCAAACACAGGTATAACTTGTATGAAAAGGTGTGGAACCACCAGCTTGGCGCCATTCAGAGGATTCTTAACTCAGCTAATGATCAGTTCTTTGCTAatcttgttcaatttgttgaCAATCCTTTCCCCTCGAAACTAGCTACCGCGTTTTTAGGTCTTAGCTCAAATACTGCCAACAATCTTCGTACTCTCGATGAGTTTGCAGGGCACTTGTATCAGAGTGGAAGAAATCAACATGTGAGGTTAGTAATGCTTGATTCAAAAGAATGTATCCACATAAAGGCAGCCATGAGAGAGTTTATCAAGCAGGTACTTGAGCCAAAGCTGCGTCTTCAAGATGATCCCATTGCTTCGTTCGACGAGGAGCAGGAGCAAGACCAAAAAACACAGGTCGAAGAGGACGAGGATCTAGATGCTGTCGACGGTGATGCCGGTGACGGTGGCCGTATATCCTACGATTTTGAGATTGTGGAAGAATGGGTGGACGCTTATATCAATCGAACGAATTCCAAGGAACACTTTCGCATAGTAGttgtgcttcaagataGCGATGCATTTTCCAATGAAATTCTCAATCAGCTCGTGCATCTCCTAAGTGTTTACTGCAAAACAATACCCATAAAACTCATCATGGCTCTCAGTTCGAAGGGAATCAGCGACTGGATTAGCAGGAACATAACGAGCCGTCTGAGGACACTTATTAATGCGACAAAACTAGAGGCTCGTAACAACAAGGACATTTGTTTTCAGGTGATCGACAACATCTTGTTACGAAACGAAATAACATCTGAAAACCCACTTCTACTAGATGCTCAGCTTTCGCTGATTGTTTTGAACAGATTTGAGAACTCGAATAATTCGATTGACTCTCTAGTCACTGAATTTAAGTTAACGTATATGATACATTTCTACCAACTGCCTCTCTCCATTATGGTTGACCCAGACTTCGCTCCCCAGAGTTTCCATTTCGATGCACTACGAAAGCTTCCGTCTTTCAAAACACACATCGAGTTTCTTTTGCATagctttcaaaatctcagGAATGAGAAGAACGACGAAGATGCACAGGCAATGCTGGAAAAGATCAATGAACTACTCACCAGTGACCAAGCAATTTACGATCTTTTCCGAAGTGCTAGACTGCAACTtcaaaaatatcaaaacGCGGTCATGAACGCCATTCATATCATCCATTTTTTGAGTAGTGGAGAAAAGCAGGTATTCCAGCTTTACAAGCTTGTGACAAATAATCAACTCATCAACTCTTCGTACCTAAGTGATGTTTTGAAAACAATAAGAAGTTTCGATGACGCTCGGATAAAGAGGTTTTCGCAATTCATACAAAGTGAAACAATAAAGATCACTATAGACGATGTGACAGATGAGGATACCCTCGGGCTCAAGAGAGCGTTGAGCAGACCCGGGATAACCTCTGAGCAATTACTCCGACTCATCACGGACTATTTGCATGAGAATCCTGCGTTAAACATGAAAATCAGTGATAATCTTTTCAATGAAGTGTTGACAATTACGGGTGGAATTAGTGAGATGGACAAATTCCTCCCAAAAGTCACCATTGAAGAGAGTTACGAGAATCTTATGATCAAGCTCATCAGGCCAAGGCTGAAAGAGGCCCTAGAATCTGCTCTCGACCAACCTCAGCAATTCTTAAAGAATAACTTGGTTTTGAGTAtcacagagaagaagcacaattCGCTGAAGGTGATAGGTCCACTTCTTCCGAAATTGTACCACATCTACAAGGATGCACCTGTGAACATAAATATATGGGACTTCTTTGTTGCATTCAAGCTGTCAATCCCAAAAAAGGAGATTTTAGacgagctcaagaagcagatCCGAGATTATGTTGGAGAATTCAAAGATCAAATGACAAATATGCTTAATGATGCGGCAAAGGATGACACGAAGTGGGAAAGATTGGTTTATGCATGGTTTATACAGAGTAGTGCAGAACTTACGACCATGGGATTCCTTCGTGAGAAAACGAAGGGTGATTACgttgaaaagttgatttGGAAAAACCTTTAA
- the RPS42 gene encoding 40S ribosomal protein eS4 gives MARGPKKHLKRLAAPSHWMLDKLSGTYAPRASAGPHKLRECLPLIVFLRNRLKYALNGREVKAILMQEHVKVDGKVRTDSTYPAGFMDVITLEATNENFRLVYDVKGRFTVHRITSEEASYKLAKVKKIALGKRGIPYVVTHDGRTIRYPDPLIRANDTVKIDLATGKISEFIKFDTGRLVMVTGGKNMGRVGVITHREKHEGGFDVVHIKDALENTFVTRLTNVFVIGEEAGKPHISLPKGKGIKLSITEERDRRRAQQGLIA, from the exons ATGGCAAGAGGCCC aaagaagcacCTTAAAAGATTGGCGGCTCCATCCCACTGGATGTTGGACAAGTTGTCCGGTACCTACGCACCAAGAGCCTCTGCCGGTCCCCACAAGTTGAGAGAATGTTTGCCATTGATTGtgttcttgagaaacagGTTGAAATATGCTTTGAACGGCAGGGAAGTCAAGGCTATCTTGATGCAAGAGCATGTCAAGGTCGACGGTAAGGTCAGAACCGACTCCACTTACCCAGCTGGCTTCATGGACGTAATCACCTTGGAGGCTACCAACGAGAACTTCAGATTGGTGTACGATGTCAAGGGCAGATTCACTGTCCACAGAATCACCTCTGAAGAGGCTTCCTACAAGCTTGCCAaggtcaagaagattgctTTGGGTAAGAGAGGTATCCCATACGTTGTCACCCACGACGGTAGAACCATCAGATACCCAGACCCATTGATTAGAGCCAACGACACCGTCAAGATTGACTTGGCTACCGGTAAGATCAGcgagttcatcaagtttgaCACTGGTAGATTGGTTATGGTTACTGGTGGTAAGAACATGGGTAGAGTTGGTGTTATTACCCACAGAGAGAAGCACGAGGGTGGTTTCGACGTTGTCCACATCAAGGATGCTTTGGAGAACACTTTCGTCACCAGATTGACTAACGTCTTCGTCATTGGTGAGGAGGCTGGCAAGCCACACATCTCTTTGCCAAAGGGTAAGGGTATCAAGTTGTCTATTACTGAGGAGCGTgacagaagaagagctcaacaagGTTTGATTGCTTAG
- the MEU1 gene encoding S-methyl-5-thioadenosine phosphorylase, whose amino-acid sequence MSVHREKVDLKALPHTFDKPVPLAIIGGTGLYDLPNLKPVARLTVSTPWGFPSAPITISQTEKGDHVAFLARHGSHHDLLPSDVPSRANIAALKKIGVKAIVAFSAVGSLQQEIKPRDFVVPTQVIDRTKGIRPSTFFERGFVAHAMFGEPFDLKLNKIVVDAIPSTGFLEGFDTDATPILHSKQHTNKGEDLTVICMEGPQFSTRAESKLYRTWGGSVINMSVLPEAKLAREAEIAYQMICMSTDYDSWNESEEPVTVETVVGNLKANSANATKIAAKLVDVISEELRTGAAGLGKDLEGTMKFAVSTSPHGVKKELLEKMHFLFPGYWPVH is encoded by the coding sequence ATGTCTGTCCACAGAGAAAAGGTCGACTTGAAAGCATTGCCTCATACGTTTGATAAGCCTGTGCCCTTGGCTATCATTGGAGGTACTGGTCTCTACGATTTGCCTAATCTAAAGCCGGTTGCTAGACTTACTGTCTCGACGCCGTGGGGGTTCCCATCTGCTCCTATCACCATCTCGCAGACAGAGAAAGGCGATCACGTAGCGTTTTTGGCTCGTCACGGCTCCCACCACGATTTGTTGCCTTCTGATGTGCCTTCTCGTGCCAACAttgctgctttgaagaagattggcGTGAAGGCCATTGTGGCCTTCTCCGCTGTAGGGTCTTTGCAACAGGAAATCAAGCCCAGAGATTTTGTTGTGCCCACTCAGGTAATTGATAGAACAAAGGGAATCAGACCATCAACCTTTTTCGAAAGGGGCTTTGTTGCACACGCCATGTTTGGCGAGCCTTTCGActtgaagctcaacaagattgTCGTGGACGCAATTCCTTCTACAGGGTTCTTGGAAGGGTTCGACACAGATGCAACGCCGATTTTGCACAGCAAGCAGCACACAAACAAAGGAGAAGACTTGACGGTGATCTGCATGGAGGGTCCTCAATTCAGTACACGGGCAGAGTCAAAGCTCTACCGCACCTGGGGCGGCTCGGTGATCAACATGTCGGTATTGCCAGAGGCAAAATTGGCACGTGAGGCAGAAATCGCCTACCAGATGATCTGTATGTCCACTGACTACGACTCATGGAACGAGAGCGAGGAGCCTGTCACCGTGGAAACGGTTGTGGGCAACTTGAAGGCCAACAGTGCCAATGCAACGAAGattgcagccaaattggTGGATGTGATCTCTGAGGAATTGCGCACCGGCGCTGCCGGTTTGGGGAAAGATTTGGAAGGTACCATGAAGTTCGCTGTAAGCACCAGCCCCCACGgtgtgaagaaggaattgTTAGAGAAAATGCACTTCTTGTTCCCTGGGTACTGGCCAGTGCACTGA
- a CDS encoding diacylglycerol O-acyltransferase has product MTDSELRHRRSPEPIEGAKTATSHHQRPKRKKKKHLINVAPLDTPLHRRLETLSVMWHTVSIPSFCCLFLYILWLGWLSWLLIVIPYFIWFYGFDLHTPTNGKVVYRVRAAMKNLIIWKWFVDYYPIRVHKTCELEPTFTTEIVEEITPDDEEDLISENARTTLDKFFKFIGLRKRLNDAETSSPSPPLEDDDDTKSTDSKLSSTVQKVRKVGGGPRYIFCYHPHGVISMGVMGLFATNALRNQPFKPPAKFLQPFFHDPSKEKELFPGIGYVFPLTLTTQFTIPIYRDYLLSLGLTSASGKNIKSVINNGDNSVCLVIGGAQESLLNDMVGDNMRVGAGYKGPESDDEDVKETKPKRQIKLVLQKRKGFVKIAIELGNVSLVPTFAFGEADIYRLAKPKEGSLFHSFQLGLKKLTSFTLPFFSARGVFIYDFGFLPFRTPINICTGRPIYVPPGLVSKKREEDSTETKKDVAKSETSSDKKSGSSSDSRFSIFKAKGKPKKRSRPHIDQEVLDHYHGLYIEELKKVYEENKHLYGYGDVELVIVE; this is encoded by the coding sequence ATGACGGACTCAGAATTGAGGCACCGTAGGTCTCCTGAACCCATTGAGGGTGCCAAAACTGCCACCTCCCACCACCAGAGgccaaagaggaagaagaaaaagcactTGATCAATGTCGCCCCTTTGGATACACCGCTCCATCGAAGGCTCGAGACATTGAGCGTGATGTGGCACACAGTGTCAATTCCAAGTTTCTGCTGCTTGTTCCTCTACATTTTGTGGCTAGGCTGGCTCTCCTGGTTGCTTATCGTGATCCCATATTTCATCTGGTTCTATGGGTTTGATCTCCACACACCAACCAACGGTAAGGTGGTCTATAGGGTTCGTGCTGCCATGAAAAACCTCATAATATGGAAATGGTTCGTAGATTATTACCCAATACGTGTGCACAAAACATGTGAGTTGGAGCCCACGTTCACAACTGAGATTGTCGAGGAGATCACCCCtgacgacgaagaagacttgaTCTCAGAGAACGCCCGCACAACTTTAGacaaattcttcaagtttaTCGGCCTCAGGAAGCGCTTGAACGACGCTGAGACCTCCTCTCCATCCCCACCACTCGAGGATGACGACGATACCAAAAGCACCGattcaaagctttcaagTACAGTTCAAAAAGTCAGGAAGGTAGGTGGCGGGCCTCGTTACATTTTCTGCTATCATCCTCATGGTGTTATATCGATGGGTGTAATGGGCTTGTTTGCGACCAATGCTTTGAGAAATCAGCCTTTTAAGCCACCAGCGAAATTCTTACAACCATTTTTCCATGACCCGTCGAAGGAAAAGGAACTTTTTCCCGGTATTGGGTATGTTTTTCCCCTCACACTCACCACCCAATTCACCATTCCAATCTACAGAGATTACCTATTGTCTTTGGGACTCACAAGTGCAAGTGGgaagaatatcaagagTGTGATCAACAATGGCGACAATTCAGTGTGTCTTGTAATCggaggagctcaagagtCCTTGTTGAATGACATGGTAGGAGACAATATGCGTGTTGGAGCAGGATACAAGGGTCCTGAAtctgatgacgaagatgtGAAGGAGACGAAGCCTAAACGTCAAATAAAGCTCGtgcttcaaaaaagaaagggTTTTGTGAAAATAGCGATTGAGTTAGGTAACGTATCTTTGGTACCTACATTTGCATTTGGTGAGGCTGATATTTATAGATTGGCCAAGCCAAAGGAAGGATCACTTTTCCATTCCTTCCAACTAGGGTTGAAGAAGTTAACTCTGTTCACATTGCCATTTTTCAGTGCTAGAGGCGTGTTCATTTATGATTTTGGCTTTTTGCCATTCAGAACTCCTATAAACATCTGCACTGGAAGGCCCATATATGTTCCACCTGGATTGGTACTGAAAAAACGTGAGGAGGACTCTACAGAAACCAAGAAGGATGTTGCAAAATCAGAAACATCGAGTGATAAAAAATCCGGGCTGAGCTCAGATTCCCGCTTCTCTATTTTCAAAGCAAAAGGAAAGcccaagaaaagaagcagacCTCATATTGATCAAGAGGTTCTTGATCATTACCATGGCTTGTACATCGAGGAGCTTAAGAAGGTGTACGAAGAAAACAAGCATCTCTATGGTTACGGAGACGTCGAGCTTGTCATTGTCGAGTAG